In Halorhabdus tiamatea SARL4B, a genomic segment contains:
- a CDS encoding CheF family chemotaxis protein encodes MSEGERKLMDDRGQYLQAVTEGRDVQDADWTQCRILLTTERVALVADEKRVIPLSEIDNVGGRYDVNQNAAGVASYVTLHIGDDVVLLRAPEQDAFETDLYRAFLDNTIVYVKHPAVKGGVVQGAEWQRAKIKLTDEAVKLAVEDGQYVTIGRDDIGDVETDDRTVDGTERRVFEVEHTDSEDRSVETHLTGEGQQITILEAIFEEGVERNRANLDLSPTEQQIVMALHSGVSPFDVPEFVDEDVEDIEEIFDRLIELDVIETIRERTEVEITSRGRQVASEEMGSQ; translated from the coding sequence ATGAGCGAGGGCGAACGCAAGTTGATGGACGACCGGGGGCAGTACCTCCAGGCAGTCACAGAGGGGAGAGACGTCCAGGACGCCGATTGGACGCAGTGTCGAATCCTCCTCACCACCGAGCGGGTCGCCCTCGTCGCCGACGAGAAACGGGTCATTCCCCTCTCGGAAATCGACAACGTCGGCGGTCGCTACGACGTCAACCAGAACGCCGCGGGCGTGGCGAGTTACGTCACGCTTCACATTGGGGACGACGTCGTGCTCTTGCGGGCCCCGGAACAGGACGCCTTCGAGACGGACCTCTACCGGGCGTTTCTCGACAACACCATCGTCTACGTGAAACACCCGGCCGTGAAGGGCGGCGTCGTCCAGGGGGCGGAGTGGCAGCGCGCGAAGATCAAGCTGACCGACGAGGCGGTCAAACTTGCCGTCGAAGACGGCCAGTACGTCACTATCGGTCGGGACGACATCGGCGACGTCGAGACCGACGACCGGACCGTCGACGGGACCGAACGGCGAGTCTTCGAGGTCGAACATACTGATAGCGAGGACCGGAGCGTCGAGACGCACCTCACGGGCGAGGGCCAGCAGATCACGATTCTCGAGGCGATCTTCGAGGAGGGCGTCGAGCGCAATCGCGCGAACCTCGACCTCTCACCGACCGAACAGCAGATCGTGATGGCGCTGCATTCGGGCGTCTCGCCGTTCGACGTACCGGAGTTCGTCGACGAAGACGTCGAGGACATCGAGGAGATTTTCGACCGGTTGATCGAACTCGACGTGATCGAGACCATCCGCGAGCGGACAGAGGTCGAGATCACGTCCCGGGGTCGACAGGTCGCCAGCGAGGAGATGGGATCGCAGTAG